A region of Toxorhynchites rutilus septentrionalis strain SRP chromosome 1, ASM2978413v1, whole genome shotgun sequence DNA encodes the following proteins:
- the LOC129774444 gene encoding partitioning defective 3 homolog isoform X5, which produces MKVTVCFGPTRFVVPCPPGTTVRKLEQEAIIRYKRKNPDSWVVVHHLQSQSGILDPDDHVSDVADDREEIIASYEDCPGGPDPGVPQGGGDGASGSSVGTGSPDIFRAEPGKYGPETSTPHIEVTSNEQPLMVGLGLQVRRGSEPTLHQLGVTGDRSGGGAALYNVSPNGHQDTKRWSAAPVCRSDTDTPERLLSTSNGGGVAYMSPEWNVLPEEESHDSLPQQFSRSGRLSMQFLGAEAANGYRWIDAADRAAANVSGYNGTSANSSFSSKSLPRESKRKEPLGQANASVYESIREKDGEMLLVVNENGGPLGLTAIPDSDIGGLLVQSVEPGSRADRGRVRRGDRILEINNIKLVGLSESSVQEHLKKSLSSPELRLRVIRAAAGSKYKRDNRVSEMIEAEEKPATSKVATVSPTRKIPGAPSGISLQAANTRKLGKLIEISLKKGMNGLGFSVTTRDNQAGGQCPIYIKNILSKGAAVEDGRLKPGDRLLEVDGVPMTGKSQSEVVSILRATEYGATVRIVVSRQQELADVEEREIGCGIDSEQKSNTPPKPPPPVMPKSSLKQNNRARSEEVLDIQDCGVHVRTTGPKMSPSGQSTGPPIQKKPLASILKSASTNQVSELFQEQSQQGMGGFQWKNREILTLHIPVHDTEKAGLGVSVKGKTGSGNSSNGSSGSSSKHDGDLGIFVKSVLHGGAASRDGRLKMNDQLLSVNGVSLLGQSNAKAMDKLRSAMLQTGGTNHPGKIILTVARRIGRPVSTGELLEAIDNSNSSEQSGATVIYLTPDKHAQPTAVPSDKQHQPSNDNIKQQNKRYSNPVLDRLTGGTGSNGSLNPTPSANCSPINQRPVSLVGHGLRNESYYMATNDNWSPAVNLNGSNAVLIEEDPEPTSPTFHLARPSDAGGGNTTSTPNGGDVTYASQLSLDTNPPAAEAFSRDAVGRRSMSEKHHAALDARETGTYQRNKKLREERERERKLNSGVGAGSIESLTQMSRMNSLTGGGAGGGKSELRAEALDRLGELGPSLGMKKSSSLESLQTMVQEIQMADEMRGPNALRTPRGRGREEILRAAVERPPETQAKKHWLLEEATPEVDSGGFVPRGSPFQSSMNDGKGKNRQKKNGLFRGIGHMFRFGKHRKDGIAPISDNVPADYTASWNDGPSGGVIGNNTQQKTQTLTVKNVSSKVGPPSSSGGGSVLNGPSSSGSTGSGGAINPAAPNGQQQTNSIERSAAAASSGGVVVNHPPLYQPPPPPPQQNGSSNMPTSIHHTDVFNHRYSHYVNYEELQQQISNRLTLSSRSSSYGNLASGGSSANHIYALISHINASNDANNAAAAAAAAAAATARSRSSSPVLVEELLSTARFQTLAQQQLAARQQQSVHLQQQQQQQQHHRQLSSDYCRYVSRALFGARSPTATLSTASSGGPSPVDFLSESTLDQMRLQVRRQREKVEEESRRHHHYHSQRSARNTPPVEIAIHHQQQKLKQPRPVSSYYDCGAYETIQHSGGGSQRKTSQPSSPSKQQQSQQSQQQQPQTAWNGTTSSGGSGGPPGYHNQGSIRSRGPFVTQVQIQNQISYQ; this is translated from the exons AATCCAGACTCATGGGTCGTGGTGCACCACCTTCAGTCACAGTCCGGCATACTGGATCCGGACGACCACGTGAGCGACGTGGCCGACGATCGGGAGGAGATCATCGCCAGTTACGAGGACTGTCCGGGAGGACCCGATCCGGGGGTGCCACAGGGTGGCGGCGATGGTGCTAGCGGAAGTTCGGTCGGGACCGGAAGCCCGGACATCTTCCGCGCAGAGCCCGGTAAATATGGACCGGAAACCTCAACGCCTCACATCGAGGTTACCTCGAACGAGCAACCCCTGATGGTGGGACTGGGACTACAGGTCCGACGAGGCAGCGAACCCACGCTACACCAGCTCGGAGTGACCGGGGACCGAAGTGGCGGCGGAGCTGCACTGTATAACGTCAGTCCAAACGGTCACCAGGACACCAAACGATGGTCGGCGGCACCGGTCTGTCGAAGTGACACGGACACCCCGGAACGGTTGCTTTCGACCTCGAATGGTGGAGGGGTTGCGTATATGTCCCCCGAGTGGAATGTTCTACCGGAGGAAGAATCTCACGACAGTCTGCCGCAGCAATTTTCCCGCTCCGGGCGACTCTCGATGCAGTTCCTCGGGGCGGAAGCCGCCAACGGCTATCGGTGGATTGATGCGGCGGATCGAGCCGCGGCCAACGTCAGCGGGTACAACGGAACCAGCGCCAACAGTAGCTTCAGCTCGAAGTCCCTGCCGCGGGAATCGAAACGGAAGGAACCTCTCGGACAGGCGAATGCGTCCGTGTACGAGTCGATCAGGGAGAAGGATGG CGAAATGCTCCTGGTGGTGAACGAAAACGGTGGTCCCCTGGGTCTCACAGCGATCCCAGACTCGGATATCGGTGGACTGCTGGTGCAGAGCGTGGAGCCGGGCAGCCGAGCGGATAGGGGGCGGGTGCGCCGCGGCGATCGCATTCTTGAAATCAACAACATCAAGCTGGTGGGGCTCTCCGAGAGTTCCGTCCAGGAACACCTCAAGAAGAGCCTCTCATCGCCGGAGCTGAGGCTGCGGGTAATCCGGGCAGCGGCCGGATCCAAGTACAAGCGGGACAACCGCGTCTCGGAGATGATCGAAGCGGAGGAGAAGCCGGCGACCAGCAAGGTCGCGACGGTTTCACCCACGCGCAAGATTCCAGGAGCTCCCTCGGGTATTAGTTTGCAGGCAGCGAACACCAGGAAGCTGGGTAAACTGATCGAGATTTCGCTCAAGAAGGGCATGAATGGGCTGGGGTTCTCGGTCACTACTCGGGATAACCAGGCCGGTGGACAGTGTCCGATCTACATTAAGAATATCCTATCGAAGGGTGCTGCCGTAGAGGATGGTAGACTGAAGCCGGGAGATCGCCTGCTGGAGGTAGACGGGGTTCCAATGACCGGGAAGAGTCAATCCGAGGTGGTGTCGATACTCCGAGCGACAGAGTATGGTGCGACCGTTAGGATAGTGGTCTCCCGGCAGCAGGAATTGGCCGATGTCGAGGAAAGGGAGATC GGTTGTGGTATTGACAGCGAGCAGAAAAGCAATACCCCACCAAAACCTCCGCCACCCGTGATGCCGAAGTCTTCGCTGAAACAAAACAACCGCGCCCGTTCGGAGGAGGTTCTGGATATACAGGATTGCGGAGTCCATGTACGCACAACTGGTCCAAAGATGTCTCCATCCGGTCAGAGCACGGGACCGCCCATCCAGAAGAAACCCCTGGCGTCGATTCTGAAATCCGCTTCGACTAATCAGGTTTCCGAACTATTCCAGGAACAATCCCAGCAAGGGATGGGAGGATTTCAGTGGAAGAATCGGGAGATCCTGACGCTACACATTCCGGTGCACGACACGGAGAAGGCAGGGCTCGGTGTGAGCGTGAAAGGCAAGACGGGGTCGGGAAACAGCAGCAACGGAAGTTCCGGTAGCAGTAGCAAACACGACGGAGACTTAGGGATCTTCGTGAAGAGTGTGCTGCACGGTGGAGCGGCCAGTCGGGATGGAAGGCTGAAAATGAACGATCAGTTGCTGAGTGTGAATGGGGTGTCCCTTCTGGGTCAATCAAATGCGAAGGCCATGGATAAGCTGCGGAGTGCGATGCTGCAGACGG GCGGTACCAACCATCCAGGTAAGATCATTCTCACAGTGGCACGCCGTATCGGTCGGCCTGTGAGCACTGGCGAACTTCTAGAGGCGATCGATAACTCCAACTCCAGTGAACAATCCGGGGCGACCGTTATATACCTCACCCCAGACAAACATGCGCAACCTACGGCGGTACCTAGTGACAAGCAGCACCAGCCATCCAACGATAACATCAAACAGCAGAACAAACGTTACAGCAATCCGGTACTGGATCGACTGACGGGCGGAACCGGTAGCAACGGTAGTCTCAACCCCACGCCAAGTGCCAACTGTAGTCCCATCAACCAAAGACCTGTATCTCTGGTGGGCCACGGACTGCGCAACGAGAGCTACTACATGGCTACCAACGACAACTGGAGTCCGGCGGTGAATCTCAACGGAAGCAACGCGGTCCTGATCGAGGAGGATCCCGAACCAACCTCTCC AACATTCCACCTGGCGCGACCTTCCGACGCAGGAGGTGGCAACACCACGTCCACCCCAAATGGGGGCGATGTGACCTACGCCAGCCAACTCTCGCTGGATACCAATCCGCCAGCGGCGGAAGCCTTCAGTCGGGATGCCGTCGGTAGACGCTCGATGTCCGAGAAGCACCACGCGGCGTTGGATGCACGCGAAACGGGAACCTACCAGCGTAACAAGAAACTCCGGGAGGAACGGGAGCGCGAGCGGAAGCTCAACTCGGGCGTCGGTGCCGGTTCGATTGAGAGTCTCACCCAGATGAGTCGGATGAATAGTTTGACCGGAGGCGGTGCTGGTGGTGGCAAGTCGGAGCTGCGGGCCGAGGCGCTGGATCGGTTGGGTGAGTTGGGTCCATCGCTGGGAATGAAGAAGTCCTCCAGTCTCGAGTCACTGCAAACGATGGTACAGGAGATTCAGATGGCGGATGAAATGCGGGGACCGAATGCGCTGAGAACACCGCGGGGCCGTGGACGGGAAGAGATTCTGAGGGCGGCTGTGGAGCGACCACCGGAGACCC AAGCGAAGAAGCACTGGCTCCTGGAGGAGGCAACCCCCGAGGTCGACTCGGGGGGATTCGTCCCGCGTGGAAGCCCCTTCCAGTCCTCGATGAACGATGGCAAGGGCAAGAATCGACAGAAGAAAAATGGTCTCTTCCGCGGTATCGGCCATATGTTCCGCTTCGGGAAACATCGGAAGGATGGAATCGCTCCGATCAGCGATAACGTACCAGCCGATTACACCGCCAGTTGGAATGATGGACCCAGTGGGGGAGTTATTGGAAACAACACTCAGCAGAAGACTCAGACCTTGACGGTGAAGAACGTAAGTTCGAAGGTCGGTCCGCCATCATCATCCGGCGGCGGTTCTGTGTTAAATGGACCCTCCAGTAGTGGCTCGACTGGAAGCGGAGGTGCTATAAATCCTGCTGCCCCCAATGGGCAGCAGCAAACAAACTCGATCGAGCGATCGGCGGCGGCGGCAAGCTCCGGCGGTGTGGTTGTAAATCATCCACCGCTCTACCAGCCTCCGCCACCGCCACCACAGCAGAACGGAAGCAGCAATATGCCCACGTCGATCCATCACACGGATGTATTCAACCACAGGTATTCGCACTACGTCAACTACGAGGAACTGCAGCAGCAGATTAG CAACAGACTAACGTTGAGCTCACGGTCCTCCTCCTACGGTAATCTCGCTAGTGGTGGTAGTTCCGCTAACCATATATACGCCCTTATCAGCCATATTAACGCTAGTAACGATGCTAACAATGCcgctgcagcagcagcagccgcagcCGCAGCCACAGCCCGTTCCCGCTCATCATCCCCGGTGCTAGTGGAAGAGCTTCTCTCCACCGCCAGATTTCAAACGCTGGCGCAACAGCAACTTGCCGCCAGACAGCAGCAATCCGTCCAcctccagcagcagcagcaacaacaacaacaccatCGACAGCTAAGCAGCGACTACTGTCGGTACGTGAGTCGAGCCCTTTTCGGGGCTCGGTCACCTACCGCAACACTGTCCACTGCTAGCAGTGGTGGCCCTAGTCCGGTGGATTTCCTCTCGGAATCCACACTGGACCAGATGCGGCTGCAAGTGCGTCGTCAGCGGGAAAAGGTGGAGGAGGAAAG TCGAcgtcatcatcattatcattccCAAAGATCGGCCCGGAATACGCCTCCGGTGGAAATTGCCATTCACCACCAGCAGCAGAAGCTGAAGCAACCCCGTCCAGTGTCCAGCTATTACGACTGTGGAGCCTACGAAACCATCCAGCACAGCGGGGGTGGATCCCAGCGGAAGACAAGCCAACCCTCATCTCCCTCCAAACAGCAGCAATCACAGCAATCCCAGCAACAACAACCGCAGACTGCCTGGAATGGCACCACCAGCAGTGGTGGAAGTGGTGGCCCTCCGGGCTACCATAACCAGGGCTCCATCCGGAGCCGTGGTCCCTTCGTAACCCAGGTGCAGATACAGAATCAAATTTCCTATCAGTAG
- the LOC129774444 gene encoding partitioning defective 3 homolog isoform X9, with the protein MFLCIWCSCENRTVSEAEHNSFAAAAAGPQQVTMKKKTGVFELPPKCPALADKITGIFGWRHTYRVSQKQKGIPHCHQYLHKTYSLNLPRKTNPDSWVVVHHLQSQSGILDPDDHVSDVADDREEIIASYEDCPGGPDPGVPQGGGDGASGSSVGTGSPDIFRAEPGKYGPETSTPHIEVTSNEQPLMVGLGLQVRRGSEPTLHQLGVTGDRSGGGAALYNVSPNGHQDTKRWSAAPVCRSDTDTPERLLSTSNGGGVAYMSPEWNVLPEEESHDSLPQQFSRSGRLSMQFLGAEAANGYRWIDAADRAAANVSGYNGTSANSSFSSKSLPRESKRKEPLGQANASVYESIREKDGEMLLVVNENGGPLGLTAIPDSDIGGLLVQSVEPGSRADRGRVRRGDRILEINNIKLVGLSESSVQEHLKKSLSSPELRLRVIRAAAGSKYKRDNRVSEMIEAEEKPATSKVATVSPTRKIPGAPSGISLQAANTRKLGKLIEISLKKGMNGLGFSVTTRDNQAGGQCPIYIKNILSKGAAVEDGRLKPGDRLLEVDGVPMTGKSQSEVVSILRATEYGATVRIVVSRQQELADVEEREIGCGIDSEQKSNTPPKPPPPVMPKSSLKQNNRARSEEVLDIQDCGVHVRTTGPKMSPSGQSTGPPIQKKPLASILKSASTNQVSELFQEQSQQGMGGFQWKNREILTLHIPVHDTEKAGLGVSVKGKTGSGNSSNGSSGSSSKHDGDLGIFVKSVLHGGAASRDGRLKMNDQLLSVNGVSLLGQSNAKAMDKLRSAMLQTGGTNHPGKIILTVARRIGRPVSTGELLEAIDNSNSSEQSGATVIYLTPDKHAQPTAVPSDKQHQPSNDNIKQQNKRYSNPVLDRLTGGTGSNGSLNPTPSANCSPINQRPVSLVGHGLRNESYYMATNDNWSPAVNLNGSNAVLIEEDPEPTSPTFHLARPSDAGGGNTTSTPNGGDVTYASQLSLDTNPPAAEAFSRDAVGRRSMSEKHHAALDARETGTYQRNKKLREERERERKLNSGVGAGSIESLTQMSRMNSLTGGGAGGGKSELRAEALDRLGELGPSLGMKKSSSLESLQTMVQEIQMADEMRGPNALRTPRGRGREEILRAAVERPPETQAKKHWLLEEATPEVDSGGFVPRGSPFQSSMNDGKGKNRQKKNGLFRGIGHMFRFGKHRKDGIAPISDNVPADYTASWNDGPSGGVIGNNTQQKTQTLTVKNVSSKVGPPSSSGGGSVLNGPSSSGSTGSGGAINPAAPNGQQQTNSIERSAAAASSGGVVVNHPPLYQPPPPPPQQNGSSNMPTSIHHTDVFNHRYSHYVNYEELQQQISFHINQIISSLNF; encoded by the exons AATCCAGACTCATGGGTCGTGGTGCACCACCTTCAGTCACAGTCCGGCATACTGGATCCGGACGACCACGTGAGCGACGTGGCCGACGATCGGGAGGAGATCATCGCCAGTTACGAGGACTGTCCGGGAGGACCCGATCCGGGGGTGCCACAGGGTGGCGGCGATGGTGCTAGCGGAAGTTCGGTCGGGACCGGAAGCCCGGACATCTTCCGCGCAGAGCCCGGTAAATATGGACCGGAAACCTCAACGCCTCACATCGAGGTTACCTCGAACGAGCAACCCCTGATGGTGGGACTGGGACTACAGGTCCGACGAGGCAGCGAACCCACGCTACACCAGCTCGGAGTGACCGGGGACCGAAGTGGCGGCGGAGCTGCACTGTATAACGTCAGTCCAAACGGTCACCAGGACACCAAACGATGGTCGGCGGCACCGGTCTGTCGAAGTGACACGGACACCCCGGAACGGTTGCTTTCGACCTCGAATGGTGGAGGGGTTGCGTATATGTCCCCCGAGTGGAATGTTCTACCGGAGGAAGAATCTCACGACAGTCTGCCGCAGCAATTTTCCCGCTCCGGGCGACTCTCGATGCAGTTCCTCGGGGCGGAAGCCGCCAACGGCTATCGGTGGATTGATGCGGCGGATCGAGCCGCGGCCAACGTCAGCGGGTACAACGGAACCAGCGCCAACAGTAGCTTCAGCTCGAAGTCCCTGCCGCGGGAATCGAAACGGAAGGAACCTCTCGGACAGGCGAATGCGTCCGTGTACGAGTCGATCAGGGAGAAGGATGG CGAAATGCTCCTGGTGGTGAACGAAAACGGTGGTCCCCTGGGTCTCACAGCGATCCCAGACTCGGATATCGGTGGACTGCTGGTGCAGAGCGTGGAGCCGGGCAGCCGAGCGGATAGGGGGCGGGTGCGCCGCGGCGATCGCATTCTTGAAATCAACAACATCAAGCTGGTGGGGCTCTCCGAGAGTTCCGTCCAGGAACACCTCAAGAAGAGCCTCTCATCGCCGGAGCTGAGGCTGCGGGTAATCCGGGCAGCGGCCGGATCCAAGTACAAGCGGGACAACCGCGTCTCGGAGATGATCGAAGCGGAGGAGAAGCCGGCGACCAGCAAGGTCGCGACGGTTTCACCCACGCGCAAGATTCCAGGAGCTCCCTCGGGTATTAGTTTGCAGGCAGCGAACACCAGGAAGCTGGGTAAACTGATCGAGATTTCGCTCAAGAAGGGCATGAATGGGCTGGGGTTCTCGGTCACTACTCGGGATAACCAGGCCGGTGGACAGTGTCCGATCTACATTAAGAATATCCTATCGAAGGGTGCTGCCGTAGAGGATGGTAGACTGAAGCCGGGAGATCGCCTGCTGGAGGTAGACGGGGTTCCAATGACCGGGAAGAGTCAATCCGAGGTGGTGTCGATACTCCGAGCGACAGAGTATGGTGCGACCGTTAGGATAGTGGTCTCCCGGCAGCAGGAATTGGCCGATGTCGAGGAAAGGGAGATC GGTTGTGGTATTGACAGCGAGCAGAAAAGCAATACCCCACCAAAACCTCCGCCACCCGTGATGCCGAAGTCTTCGCTGAAACAAAACAACCGCGCCCGTTCGGAGGAGGTTCTGGATATACAGGATTGCGGAGTCCATGTACGCACAACTGGTCCAAAGATGTCTCCATCCGGTCAGAGCACGGGACCGCCCATCCAGAAGAAACCCCTGGCGTCGATTCTGAAATCCGCTTCGACTAATCAGGTTTCCGAACTATTCCAGGAACAATCCCAGCAAGGGATGGGAGGATTTCAGTGGAAGAATCGGGAGATCCTGACGCTACACATTCCGGTGCACGACACGGAGAAGGCAGGGCTCGGTGTGAGCGTGAAAGGCAAGACGGGGTCGGGAAACAGCAGCAACGGAAGTTCCGGTAGCAGTAGCAAACACGACGGAGACTTAGGGATCTTCGTGAAGAGTGTGCTGCACGGTGGAGCGGCCAGTCGGGATGGAAGGCTGAAAATGAACGATCAGTTGCTGAGTGTGAATGGGGTGTCCCTTCTGGGTCAATCAAATGCGAAGGCCATGGATAAGCTGCGGAGTGCGATGCTGCAGACGG GCGGTACCAACCATCCAGGTAAGATCATTCTCACAGTGGCACGCCGTATCGGTCGGCCTGTGAGCACTGGCGAACTTCTAGAGGCGATCGATAACTCCAACTCCAGTGAACAATCCGGGGCGACCGTTATATACCTCACCCCAGACAAACATGCGCAACCTACGGCGGTACCTAGTGACAAGCAGCACCAGCCATCCAACGATAACATCAAACAGCAGAACAAACGTTACAGCAATCCGGTACTGGATCGACTGACGGGCGGAACCGGTAGCAACGGTAGTCTCAACCCCACGCCAAGTGCCAACTGTAGTCCCATCAACCAAAGACCTGTATCTCTGGTGGGCCACGGACTGCGCAACGAGAGCTACTACATGGCTACCAACGACAACTGGAGTCCGGCGGTGAATCTCAACGGAAGCAACGCGGTCCTGATCGAGGAGGATCCCGAACCAACCTCTCC AACATTCCACCTGGCGCGACCTTCCGACGCAGGAGGTGGCAACACCACGTCCACCCCAAATGGGGGCGATGTGACCTACGCCAGCCAACTCTCGCTGGATACCAATCCGCCAGCGGCGGAAGCCTTCAGTCGGGATGCCGTCGGTAGACGCTCGATGTCCGAGAAGCACCACGCGGCGTTGGATGCACGCGAAACGGGAACCTACCAGCGTAACAAGAAACTCCGGGAGGAACGGGAGCGCGAGCGGAAGCTCAACTCGGGCGTCGGTGCCGGTTCGATTGAGAGTCTCACCCAGATGAGTCGGATGAATAGTTTGACCGGAGGCGGTGCTGGTGGTGGCAAGTCGGAGCTGCGGGCCGAGGCGCTGGATCGGTTGGGTGAGTTGGGTCCATCGCTGGGAATGAAGAAGTCCTCCAGTCTCGAGTCACTGCAAACGATGGTACAGGAGATTCAGATGGCGGATGAAATGCGGGGACCGAATGCGCTGAGAACACCGCGGGGCCGTGGACGGGAAGAGATTCTGAGGGCGGCTGTGGAGCGACCACCGGAGACCC AAGCGAAGAAGCACTGGCTCCTGGAGGAGGCAACCCCCGAGGTCGACTCGGGGGGATTCGTCCCGCGTGGAAGCCCCTTCCAGTCCTCGATGAACGATGGCAAGGGCAAGAATCGACAGAAGAAAAATGGTCTCTTCCGCGGTATCGGCCATATGTTCCGCTTCGGGAAACATCGGAAGGATGGAATCGCTCCGATCAGCGATAACGTACCAGCCGATTACACCGCCAGTTGGAATGATGGACCCAGTGGGGGAGTTATTGGAAACAACACTCAGCAGAAGACTCAGACCTTGACGGTGAAGAACGTAAGTTCGAAGGTCGGTCCGCCATCATCATCCGGCGGCGGTTCTGTGTTAAATGGACCCTCCAGTAGTGGCTCGACTGGAAGCGGAGGTGCTATAAATCCTGCTGCCCCCAATGGGCAGCAGCAAACAAACTCGATCGAGCGATCGGCGGCGGCGGCAAGCTCCGGCGGTGTGGTTGTAAATCATCCACCGCTCTACCAGCCTCCGCCACCGCCACCACAGCAGAACGGAAGCAGCAATATGCCCACGTCGATCCATCACACGGATGTATTCAACCACAGGTATTCGCACTACGTCAACTACGAGGAACTGCAGCAGCAGATTAG CTTTCACATTAACCAAATTATATCATCTCTTAATTTCTAA